In Oryza sativa Japonica Group chromosome 8, ASM3414082v1, the sequence ttagacaaacttaaaacagtttgactttgacaaacgttttataacctgaaacagggGTAATTAACAACGAAATTATAGTACAATTAAGATTGTGTATACCTCCTCCattctataaaaaataaacttctagCTTTCACATTCATAGTCCAAAGTTCCGCGATTTTTTTAAGGATAAATGAAGTAGAGTAATGTAGTACCTCGGAAAGTGTGCCACCAGGGCCGCCCCACAGGTCGGTCCACTCCTCGTGGCCGTTGCGCTCGTACAGGACGGACATGgcgtccacggcggcgccgtgccGGACGGCCACCCTCACCACGCGACCCACGCCGCGCATGTCCATGTCCCTcgcaccgccaccgtcgccgccgcacggccccatcctcaccaccaccgccgacgacgacgcgccacccCCACCCTTCTGCATCTGATCAATCCGTCGGTCACCGGAGCTGGAGACGACGATGCATGCAATGTTTCGCATCCTGCATGATCGAACGAAGATCAGTATGTATACACACAGGAGAGCCAGACATGCGATGGAGTTCGTGGAATCATAGAAGAAGTCAACTAGGGTTCGTGCTTGGCACTACTTGTACCATTTCGTATGCacgtttgtttgtttgtttgtttgttaatTGTGTTTGCATTTTGTATATATAGGTATGtgttgggaggaggaaggacaGGACAGGACAGGCAATGCCATCTTGTTGACAGGCTAGCTGTCCAACCATTTTCTTATCCATTTCTTGAATTTATCCATCTCACGTTTAATCACTCCCTTTGTTCTATATTTTACATGCGTTTTAATCAGACATTTATAGTGAACTTTTAAATAATTTGAATGGTCAAACGCAATAAAACTCTACAACTCATATATATTTCCAAATGAAAGTAATATTATTGGTCCTATAGCTCTCCAATGCAATTAAGGAGTGATTAAAATGTTGATTATGACGAATACTCTGCTTTGTGCTCCAATCGGCCCACCCTGGTATATGCCCCAAGCCCGCAACACAACAACAACAGTCCATCCTTTCCAGGCCCGTGAATCGACGGCCCACGCATTTTTCAGCCCATTTGCTCCAATCctagaaataaaaacaaaactgAAAATTTCCCCCCAAACAAATACTGAAGACTCATACACACCAGTTTATTTTATCTACTCGTATATACGGCACTACACACATACAATCGCAAGTACGGTCTTTTTAACATAcgtaaaaaaaagttaggaatAAGTTAATCCATGAACTACacaaaattcatagaaaaaacTGACTCAACACAAGAGGTGTCCTGTATCCACCGATTTCAAGTATGAACAGTGAAATATAGTTGTGAGGGAAGATACAAAAGGCTAGCACACTTTTGCAAGAAATTGACAAAGTTGGGGATCATGAATTTTTCAGGTAACAGCACAAAGCAGTCCTCTCAACTATTCATTACCAGCAACTATTCTTCTCTCACTTTGTATCTCAGTGTCACAGTGTGTACCAGAGTAACCAAACCAAAAAACAATTTGGATTACAAGTTTacagataataataataatattaatgaACAAAAAACCTTCATATCACAGTGAATCCAATAATAATAATGTACTAAAACCCCTAGCAACATCCAAACCGGTTTGACTGTTTCTGATCATCCTTCGAATCACCCTCAATGCTTACCCTATTGAGGGATAGCTCCGCCTTGTAGGAGTCCGAATTCAAGATCTTCCTGCTCACGTTGCTGTAGATCTCCTTGATTACGATCTCGAAAGCTGTCCTCACGTTTGTCGAGTCCAGAGCAGAGGTCTCCATGAAGAACAGCCCTTCAGCTTCAGCAAGTGCTTTGCCTTCCTCTACCGGCACTTCACGGATATTATCCAGATCACACTTGTTGCCCACCAACATCTTGGCTACAGTCGTGTCCGAATGTGCTGCATTGAATATAAGAACAGTTATTCGCTACTCCAGCCAAAAAATACATTTCtacatatgaatgaaaagaagcTATATTCAGATAGAAAAATCTTGTGGAACAAATGCAACAGCACACAACCATAAGTGCAACTCATGACTTCTTGTGAGTGGGTGGTGAGCATGCATGGAACAAAGCTGTAAAAGCATCAAACAAGAGAAGACAATAGCTGTAGCACTATAATACTATATGCGTCTGTCACTCTGATGGCAAGAAACCAAAGCTTATGCACGACACATTATTATGAGTGCATAGTAAGTTGCTTCCAGAAAACAGTGAGTATTACTTGCTTTGGAATTATTAATTAGAGCTCTTTTGAGTCCTCCCTTGAAGTCTACCAAAAAAGGAAGAGATTCTTCGGAACAGAGAACagaacatatatatagtacAATATTAATTCCTGACGAACAATATTAGACTTCTTCAGTAAGCAAATCGATAACAGATAATCAAGGATATCCTTAGTAGTTTAAAGGGTGCAATAAAGTAGCATCCAAAAAAATCATAAGGGAGCATACATAGACAAACATAGCATCATCTTGAGCGCTCATAAGATAACTTACTAGGCTACAAGTTTATGATCAAGATACATAGAACCAAAATTTCACTACATGTAAGGTTGTATGTATGTTCACGAGCCAGTGAAGGACACTACAGAAGGATAGATGCCGACTGAGAAAATACAGGAAGAAACACACAAGTAATGTGCAGTTTGACAAAATTGTGTTCTGGAGTATTCTGAAATTTCTTACAGTGAATAAAAAAACTAGCACACAACATGAATTATTACAATGTATCATCCTGAGGTTCATTGCATTACTAGCTGACTGTTGGTTAGGCCACAGTTTGTAATTTGGATAAATTTTGTACCTGCCTCATAAATTGCATTAGTACTGTAGTTTTGCTTTACACAAAACTTTACCTTTCCAGATAAGAGTCATGCATCCTACATAAAGGATACATAAAAGGGAAGGACCTAGACAGTACATTACTGCATTTATTCCATGTTGGTTCCAAGTTCCAGCACAAAAGGCTAAATTTTTGCCTCCAACAAGAGGAAAGACGGAACCAAAAGGTTCCCAACACAAGCACAAAGGTCGTGTGCCGAACTGCCGATTTATCAAAGTAGAGTACTAATAGTGACTGAGATCATGATCTTATCTGTAAATCCTATTGTGAGTTGTGACTAAGAAAATCGGTATCCAACTATCCATGATTCATGCTGCTTCAACCATATTGACAAAACTTAATCGGAATAACCGGAGGACATATATCACTCATAGGGTCAAGGCATTTCTAGCAGGGTCAATATTGCACGAACCAAGACAGCAATTACTACGCTTAACATCTCAAGCACTGATGAACCAACTGAAGTTAATCAGCTTCCTAACTTCATAAATCTGCAAACCTACCTTGGACACCCAAATAATTTGGTACCAAAAAAATTGTCTACAATCACTACACTCCCAAATCAGTAAATCGCATAATCACACCACACCCTCATAGTGGTCCTCGCATTCATTCCTGGAACATTCCCCCACACACCACTGCTGCCTAAGCATCAAGATTCAGATCCAGATTCAGACCAGGTCCTGCAATCCGTCCGGTGTGTAGCGACACTCCTATCCCCAAAACAACCCATGCAAATCACTATCTAGTAGGAACCCAAAAATGGTGCTCCCTTTGTTCGCAAATTTGACAGTGAATTGTTAACTAACACTAGTACAGCTCCCTTTCGAAGAACAACGAAATTAACAAAAAAGAATCAATCAGATCTATCCATACGCGTGGTTGGCAAAATAGCAGTGAGAGAACAGGttgagttaaaaaaaataaaaaatgttgaaggaggaggaggaggaggagtgtaTACTGTTGAGTTCTTGGAGCCAGCGACCGACGTTGTCGAAGGTGGAGCGGCGGGAGATGTCGTAGACGAGGAGGGCGCCGAAGGCGCCGCGGTAGTAGGCGGAGGTGACGGCGCGGAAGCGCTCCTGGCCGGCGGTGTCCCAGATCTGGGCCTTGACGTCCTTGCCGTTGATGTCCATGCTCTGCGTCTGGAACTCGACGCCGATGGTGGCCTTGGAGTGGAGATTGAACTCGTTGCGGGCGTAGCGGGACAGCAGGTTGCTCTTCCCCACCGCGCTGTCCCCGATGATCACCACCTTGAACAGGTACTCCTCCGTCTCCCCCTCCGACTCGTCCCccatccctccctcccctccggaATGCGaatgagctcgagctcgccgcggCGAGGCTTTTGACCGAACACGAGCGCTGCTGCTCTCGCGGCGAGAGGTAGTGAGGTGGTGGGAGAAGCAGAGGAGGTGAGTGGGAGGCGAGTGGGACGCACGCACGGGTGGAAGACGGCGAGGCGGGtgaggctgacaggtggggcccactgcgTTGTGAGGTTGGCGGTGGGGCCGAGGTGTCGGTGACGCGGAGGGGTGGGGGGGTGAGGAGGATGACGGGTGGGGTCACCGGGTTGGGAGGAGGTAGTGCGCGCACGCCAAGCTTCTTTCTGGCTGCTTTGTTGAGTTGGCGCCTCGTCGTCGTTATCGTGCCGACCAGACCAACGCGGCGACCGCGGGCCGCGGCGAAGACAGCtcgtctccctcgccgccggccgcgtcaAAGGCCACTTCGTTGTATTAATATTACATaatatatttgtgttttttaaaatattacataataaataaaatatttaattgatGGGTTGAAACAACTCATACAATATAATGTATTgttttgtttgtattgtttcGTAAGTAGTACTTTTAAGGGATAAATTGTAAAACTCATTTTATCTAGACGAAATGTT encodes:
- the LOC107281820 gene encoding horcolin-like encodes the protein MRNIACIVVSSSGDRRIDQMQKGGGGASSSAVVVRMGPCGGDGGGARDMDMRGVGRVVRVAVRHGAAVDAMSVLYERNGHEEWTDLWGGPGGTLSEISLQPGEYLTSVAGHYGRLDGDLVVRSLTFVSNMRAYGPFGHEDGVAFDLPAGGGGGGKILGFHARSSRRLDAVGTYVKIG
- the LOC4346088 gene encoding ras-related protein RABA5c; this encodes MGDESEGETEEYLFKVVIIGDSAVGKSNLLSRYARNEFNLHSKATIGVEFQTQSMDINGKDVKAQIWDTAGQERFRAVTSAYYRGAFGALLVYDISRRSTFDNVGRWLQELNTHSDTTVAKMLVGNKCDLDNIREVPVEEGKALAEAEGLFFMETSALDSTNVRTAFEIVIKEIYSNVSRKILNSDSYKAELSLNRVSIEGDSKDDQKQSNRFGCC